In a genomic window of Thiolapillus brandeum:
- a CDS encoding Rsd/AlgQ family anti-sigma factor, with protein MDTEEPREQLESAVRQLLVERQQLLVTFCRAAGIAPGAAKEDEKSVLLHLCQVLMDYAALWQFEIHDALSRDDSPASGASDVLQAEQPMLMQAAKAMLDFNDLVDVALLEGRLMDLDPYLSSLGEVLAERFEAEDRVITVL; from the coding sequence ATGGATACTGAAGAACCGAGAGAGCAGTTGGAGTCTGCCGTCAGGCAATTGCTTGTGGAAAGGCAACAGCTGCTGGTGACATTCTGCCGCGCAGCAGGCATTGCACCGGGGGCTGCAAAAGAGGATGAGAAGAGCGTGTTGCTGCATCTGTGCCAGGTGCTTATGGATTATGCCGCCTTGTGGCAATTTGAGATTCATGATGCCCTGAGCCGGGATGATTCACCCGCCTCCGGGGCATCCGATGTATTGCAGGCTGAACAGCCCATGCTGATGCAGGCTGCCAAAGCCATGCTGGATTTCAATGACCTGGTGGACGTGGCGTTACTGGAAGGGCGGTTGATGGATCTGGATCCCTACCTGTCCTCCCTGGGAGAGGTGCTGGCAGAGCGTTTTGAAGCAGAAGACCGGGTCATAACAGTCTTGTGA
- a CDS encoding nucleotidyl cyclase domain-containing protein: MALIGNSSIRSTAALLQDELTVPKRKSLRLDTFPRGMDNVRIDVDLDPALNDAIGRLVMSSMVRRLRDLRLLDSSNPLTEDLEAVDRFREVFVPLSLSVAQQARQSSRREVYQLFVLAVIKRIYLAVDRHLKEYRDGLDEAPLLGALTTTESVSRHEKLWRFGRHQAELRYEVSREAVKLVHSLELVGRKQRKSILALSWPVAEDMLFNPLLQLGKLDEESTFIEIYPFMLIKPEIFRRFETVILDVLCHWLPDCPVRRLTTSTDSDLNDLQLRRDEGEFPGYAQVESYLRAVMSDTEYQRGETNWLDNPGNLTWLMGGNGERKGPGFWDKKRWREFQVNLLQELEKALNREGLLDMLFASALLPELYRDLGRKGSLRLLFEYLAGGRSRKELLSILQQFKEITNLELYMDRMEAAYKQLGQAAGVSQRREWLIQVVEGYASLRRDLKLSWEMYRAMDLIRLPSRADELELSRANRLLQEFHLGSQAQKNEILGHVIIKADLRGSTELTASMIREGLNPASYFSQNLFDPINKLLEKYGAEKVFVEGDAVILMLLEYASPPSPAVARACALAYDIIDEVLGRNSESRHLGLPELELGIGISYVDEAPCYLFDAGRKITISPAINRADRLSSCTHRDLDLFGRSAVRGVEVIRHLKTANKVSGDAEFCRYNVNGIELDAAAFEHLNGELVLKKVKAKSLGKKDGDRYYVGRFPDAAGKTRWQVLRQSKMKVWDGKKLQPSKKSGRSFYELMTDPEILNRTREKLSGR, encoded by the coding sequence ATGGCATTGATTGGCAATAGCAGCATTCGTTCCACTGCCGCGCTCCTGCAGGATGAACTGACGGTTCCCAAGCGCAAATCCCTGCGCCTGGATACTTTTCCCCGGGGTATGGATAATGTGCGCATTGACGTAGACCTGGATCCTGCTCTGAATGATGCTATTGGCCGCCTGGTAATGTCCTCCATGGTACGTCGCCTGCGTGATCTCCGGTTGCTGGACAGTAGCAATCCCCTTACAGAAGATCTCGAAGCCGTGGACAGGTTTCGGGAAGTCTTTGTGCCCCTGAGCCTGTCCGTGGCCCAGCAGGCCAGGCAGTCATCCCGGCGTGAGGTATATCAGTTGTTCGTGCTGGCGGTGATCAAACGGATCTACCTAGCGGTGGATCGACACCTCAAAGAGTACCGGGATGGTCTGGATGAAGCGCCTTTACTGGGTGCTTTGACAACCACCGAGAGTGTCTCCCGGCACGAGAAATTGTGGCGCTTTGGCAGACATCAGGCTGAACTGCGCTACGAGGTCAGCCGGGAAGCTGTGAAGCTGGTGCATAGCCTGGAACTGGTGGGGCGCAAGCAGCGCAAGAGCATTCTGGCGCTTTCCTGGCCGGTGGCCGAAGACATGCTTTTCAATCCTCTGCTGCAACTGGGCAAACTGGATGAAGAAAGCACATTCATCGAGATCTATCCCTTCATGCTCATCAAGCCGGAGATCTTCCGGCGCTTTGAAACCGTGATTCTGGATGTACTTTGCCATTGGTTGCCGGATTGTCCCGTGAGGCGCCTCACAACATCCACGGACAGTGATCTCAACGACCTGCAACTACGCCGGGATGAGGGGGAGTTTCCAGGCTATGCCCAGGTGGAGAGCTATCTGCGGGCGGTAATGTCGGATACCGAGTACCAGCGGGGTGAGACCAATTGGCTGGATAACCCGGGCAATCTCACCTGGCTCATGGGTGGGAATGGAGAAAGAAAAGGTCCCGGTTTCTGGGACAAGAAGCGCTGGCGGGAGTTTCAGGTCAATCTGCTGCAGGAGCTGGAAAAAGCTTTGAACCGGGAAGGGCTGCTGGACATGCTTTTTGCCAGTGCCTTGTTGCCGGAGTTGTATCGTGATCTGGGTCGCAAGGGGTCCCTGCGGCTGCTGTTTGAATACCTGGCAGGCGGGCGCAGCCGCAAGGAGTTGCTATCCATACTCCAGCAGTTCAAGGAGATCACCAACCTGGAGCTCTACATGGATCGCATGGAAGCGGCATACAAGCAACTGGGACAGGCTGCCGGTGTTTCCCAGCGCCGGGAATGGCTGATTCAGGTGGTGGAAGGATATGCCAGCCTGCGCCGGGATCTGAAGCTGTCCTGGGAAATGTACCGCGCCATGGATCTGATCCGACTGCCTTCACGGGCCGATGAACTGGAACTTTCCCGGGCCAACCGCTTGTTGCAGGAATTCCATTTGGGTTCCCAGGCGCAGAAGAACGAAATCCTGGGGCATGTCATCATCAAGGCGGACCTGCGCGGCTCCACGGAGCTTACGGCATCCATGATCCGGGAAGGGCTGAATCCGGCATCCTATTTCAGCCAGAACCTGTTTGATCCCATCAACAAGCTGTTGGAAAAGTATGGCGCTGAAAAGGTGTTTGTGGAGGGGGATGCCGTCATTCTGATGCTGCTGGAGTATGCCAGCCCGCCTTCACCGGCAGTGGCCAGAGCCTGTGCTTTGGCCTATGACATTATTGATGAGGTTTTGGGGCGCAATTCGGAAAGCCGGCACCTGGGTTTGCCCGAACTGGAGTTGGGCATAGGTATTTCCTATGTCGATGAAGCGCCCTGTTACCTGTTCGATGCGGGACGGAAGATCACTATTTCTCCGGCAATCAATCGTGCCGACCGTCTTTCTTCATGCACTCACCGTGATCTGGATCTGTTCGGCCGGTCCGCAGTGCGTGGTGTGGAGGTCATTCGGCATTTGAAGACTGCCAACAAGGTCTCAGGTGATGCTGAGTTTTGCCGCTATAATGTTAACGGAATCGAGCTGGATGCTGCGGCTTTTGAACATCTGAACGGCGAGCTGGTCCTGAAAAAAGTCAAGGCAAAGAGTCTTGGAAAAAAGGACGGAGACCGTTATTATGTAGGACGTTTCCCGGACGCTGCGGGCAAGACTCGATGGCAGGTGTTGCGGCAGAGCAAAATGAAGGTTTGGGATGGTAAAAAACTCCAGCCATCAAAAAAAAGCGGTCGCAGTTTCTATGAGCTGATGACCGACCCAGAGATTTTGAACCGGACGCGGGAAAAATTGTCCGGTCGTTGA
- a CDS encoding PilZ domain-containing protein yields the protein MLLARKRRSHRIKTALRAHMSVRGASPQPVLIEEISSSGLDFLCDHGAQCRIMPEGRKVPGPVFGVYVDMVFTLPDSSRELRTRCRVLFCHRLSQDSYRFGCDFHQLDETAQEALDTFVRESL from the coding sequence ATGTTGTTAGCCCGCAAACGGAGATCGCACCGCATAAAGACTGCGTTGCGCGCCCATATGAGCGTTCGAGGTGCAAGTCCTCAACCGGTTCTTATTGAAGAGATTTCCTCTTCCGGATTGGATTTCCTCTGTGATCATGGCGCCCAGTGCCGGATCATGCCCGAAGGGCGCAAGGTTCCCGGCCCGGTGTTTGGTGTGTATGTGGATATGGTATTCACACTGCCGGATTCCAGCCGCGAGTTGCGCACCCGCTGCCGGGTACTGTTCTGCCATCGCCTCTCCCAGGACAGCTATCGTTTTGGCTGCGATTTCCACCAACTCGATGAAACTGCACAGGAAGCACTGGACACTTTCGTCCGTGAATCCCTATAG
- a CDS encoding transglycosylase SLT domain-containing protein, with the protein MFRLTLFLSLMLAVTFSQASLTDQARRKAFQGAEKLALAGKPLPHQLESLLKGYPLYPYLEYARLKSRLSRVSATQVEAFLKKYADTPLASLLRSRWLSVLAKRNDWNNYLRFYQPQNNVARQCHYLHALIQTGRKEQAFGKVSALWLYGKSRPKACDPVFKAWRQAGKLTRELIWQRIGLAMDRGNIQLARYLKKSLPAAEHRWVDTWIQIHHKPQLAFSDKLLKKPHSQRFHILRDAAYRQIRKDPLAAIDYWNKLQQRFSFSPMDKHLVDRKLALWLVRKDAPEAIRFLTKLQPCGHDTQLQEALARSALLHNDWNQVVRRIQEMPEEEQHTERWRYWMARALEQTGKRQQANALYAELASERSYYGFLSADRLGRNYRFAPRKTTVDPSIDNRISGHSAVPRIRELLALERWVDARREWRLLTSGLSSEEYKAAARLAKSWNWHDQAIFTLAKSDYWDDLELRFPLEHTQQVRHFSGRNGLDMSWVFGVIRQESAFNPSVRSYAGAIGLMQLMPATARYVSKKLLKRKKTPLRKDLITPETNIELGTAYLADVLASLGENPVLATAAYNAGPHRVKRWLPRNRLPADIWVELIPFKETRGYVQRVFTYATIYDYRLKRNITRLSDRMLPIQGTQAERTAQSEVEKNTTL; encoded by the coding sequence ATGTTTCGCCTGACACTGTTTCTGTCACTGATGCTGGCAGTTACGTTCAGCCAGGCCAGCCTCACCGATCAGGCCAGGCGCAAGGCATTTCAGGGCGCAGAGAAACTGGCGCTGGCAGGGAAACCCCTTCCCCATCAATTGGAGTCACTACTGAAGGGCTACCCGTTGTACCCCTATCTGGAATACGCCCGGCTGAAATCCAGGCTGTCCAGGGTCTCCGCAACGCAAGTCGAGGCTTTTCTTAAAAAGTATGCCGATACCCCGCTGGCCTCCCTGCTACGCAGTCGCTGGCTGTCAGTGCTGGCAAAACGCAACGACTGGAACAACTACCTGCGTTTCTACCAACCGCAAAACAATGTGGCACGCCAATGCCATTACCTGCATGCACTGATTCAGACCGGTCGAAAAGAACAAGCCTTCGGCAAGGTTTCTGCTCTCTGGCTGTACGGAAAATCCCGCCCCAAGGCTTGCGACCCGGTATTCAAAGCCTGGAGGCAAGCGGGAAAACTCACACGGGAATTGATCTGGCAGCGCATCGGGCTGGCCATGGACAGGGGCAATATCCAGTTGGCGCGCTATCTGAAAAAATCCCTGCCAGCGGCTGAACATCGATGGGTGGATACCTGGATCCAAATCCACCACAAGCCTCAACTTGCCTTCAGCGACAAGTTGCTGAAAAAACCTCATTCCCAGCGTTTTCACATATTGAGAGATGCCGCCTACAGACAGATCCGCAAAGATCCTCTGGCAGCCATCGATTACTGGAACAAACTACAACAGCGTTTCAGTTTCTCTCCCATGGACAAGCATCTTGTGGATCGCAAACTGGCGCTCTGGCTGGTGCGAAAGGACGCCCCCGAGGCCATACGCTTCCTCACGAAGCTTCAGCCCTGCGGCCATGACACACAATTGCAGGAAGCCCTTGCACGTTCAGCGCTTTTACACAACGACTGGAACCAGGTGGTCAGACGCATTCAGGAAATGCCCGAGGAAGAACAACACACAGAGCGCTGGCGCTACTGGATGGCCAGAGCTTTGGAGCAGACAGGAAAACGCCAACAGGCCAACGCCCTGTATGCTGAACTGGCCTCTGAGCGCAGTTACTATGGTTTTCTATCTGCAGATCGGCTCGGCAGGAATTACCGGTTTGCGCCCCGGAAAACCACGGTGGATCCTTCCATCGACAACCGGATCAGTGGGCATTCTGCCGTGCCCCGCATTCGGGAACTTCTGGCTCTGGAACGCTGGGTGGATGCGCGCCGGGAATGGCGCCTCCTCACATCCGGCCTGAGCAGCGAGGAATACAAGGCCGCTGCCCGCCTGGCGAAATCCTGGAACTGGCATGATCAGGCCATATTCACCCTGGCGAAATCCGACTACTGGGATGACCTGGAACTGCGCTTTCCCCTGGAACACACCCAGCAGGTTCGTCATTTCTCTGGCCGGAATGGTTTGGACATGTCCTGGGTTTTTGGCGTAATACGCCAGGAAAGCGCCTTTAACCCCAGCGTACGCTCATATGCCGGCGCAATTGGCCTGATGCAGTTGATGCCCGCCACGGCCCGGTACGTTTCAAAAAAGCTGCTCAAGAGAAAGAAGACTCCCCTGCGTAAGGATCTTATCACTCCGGAAACCAACATCGAGCTGGGAACGGCCTATCTGGCAGATGTCCTGGCATCACTGGGAGAAAATCCCGTGCTGGCCACCGCTGCATACAATGCCGGGCCGCACCGGGTAAAACGCTGGTTGCCCCGAAATCGTCTGCCAGCGGATATATGGGTGGAGTTGATCCCCTTCAAGGAAACCCGGGGATATGTGCAGCGGGTATTCACTTATGCCACAATCTACGACTATCGGCTGAAGCGGAACATCACCCGCCTTTCCGACAGGATGCTGCCAATACAGGGAACCCAGGCTGAGCGAACCGCTCAGTCGGAAGTGGAAAAGAACACGACTCTATAG
- a CDS encoding tetratricopeptide repeat protein codes for MADNNVDMEQEMTLNSGIAAFEAKHFVRAAELLEPLADSGNAEAQYRVAIMAQNGLGMVENRMQAYKFMKAAAEAGLPLAQHGLGFMYLEGECVDKNGEKALEWFTKGAEQGLQGSMTTIAMMYQDGNGVAADPEKAREWFHKAGFDEM; via the coding sequence ATGGCAGACAATAATGTCGATATGGAACAGGAAATGACCCTTAACAGTGGCATAGCCGCTTTTGAAGCCAAGCACTTTGTGCGGGCGGCAGAGTTGCTGGAACCCCTGGCGGACAGCGGAAATGCAGAAGCCCAATACCGGGTGGCCATTATGGCGCAAAATGGCCTGGGCATGGTGGAAAACCGGATGCAGGCCTATAAGTTCATGAAAGCAGCCGCAGAAGCCGGGTTGCCCCTTGCTCAACATGGCTTGGGCTTCATGTATCTTGAAGGGGAATGCGTGGACAAGAATGGGGAGAAGGCCCTGGAATGGTTCACCAAAGGCGCAGAGCAGGGCTTACAGGGTTCCATGACCACCATTGCCATGATGTACCAGGATGGAAATGGTGTGGCGGCGGATCCGGAAAAAGCCCGGGAGTGGTTTCACAAGGCAGGCTTTGATGAAATGTAG
- the aroG gene encoding 3-deoxy-7-phosphoheptulonate synthase AroG, with translation MQQYPTDNLRIRATQEVVPAKVLHERYPITEEAARTVYETRQQIHRILHGEDDRLLVVIGPCSVHDPKAALEYAERLLEKKQELADDLLVVMRVYFEKPRTTVGWKGLINDPNLDDSYQINKGLEMARSLLLDINSMGLPAGTEFLDLISPQYVADLVSWGAIGARTTESQGHRELASGLSCPVGFKNGTDGTMRVAVDAMRAAERPHVFMSMTKEGHSAIFSTTGNNDTHIILRGGKRPNYDAESVKLAAEEMEKSGLTPRLMIDFSHANSHKQYEKQLEVGRDVAGQITHGDIRIIGAMIESHLVEGNQPLIPGKPLVYGQSITDACLSWEHSAPLLDDLAKAVRKRRAC, from the coding sequence ATGCAACAGTATCCAACAGACAACCTGCGTATCCGCGCCACCCAGGAAGTGGTGCCTGCCAAGGTATTGCATGAGCGCTACCCCATCACGGAAGAAGCAGCCCGCACAGTTTATGAGACCCGTCAGCAGATTCACCGCATTCTGCATGGCGAGGATGACCGCCTGCTGGTGGTCATCGGCCCCTGCTCAGTGCATGATCCAAAAGCCGCCCTGGAATACGCCGAACGACTGCTGGAGAAGAAACAGGAATTGGCGGATGACCTGTTGGTGGTGATGCGGGTGTATTTCGAGAAACCGCGCACGACCGTGGGCTGGAAAGGCCTGATCAACGACCCGAACCTCGACGACAGTTACCAGATCAACAAGGGACTGGAAATGGCGCGCAGCCTGCTGCTGGACATCAACAGCATGGGACTGCCCGCAGGCACGGAATTCCTGGATCTCATTTCACCCCAGTATGTCGCGGATCTGGTGAGCTGGGGCGCCATTGGAGCGCGCACCACGGAAAGCCAGGGACACCGGGAACTGGCATCCGGACTGTCCTGCCCGGTGGGCTTCAAGAATGGCACCGACGGCACCATGCGTGTGGCCGTGGATGCCATGCGTGCGGCGGAACGCCCTCATGTATTCATGTCCATGACCAAGGAAGGCCATTCGGCGATTTTCAGTACCACCGGGAACAATGATACACACATCATCCTGCGTGGTGGCAAACGTCCCAACTATGATGCGGAGTCGGTCAAGCTGGCCGCCGAGGAAATGGAAAAATCCGGCCTTACGCCACGCCTGATGATCGATTTCAGCCACGCCAACAGCCACAAGCAGTACGAAAAGCAACTGGAAGTGGGCCGGGACGTGGCGGGACAAATCACGCACGGAGACATCCGCATTATTGGCGCAATGATCGAAAGTCATCTGGTAGAGGGGAATCAGCCCCTGATCCCCGGCAAACCCCTGGTCTATGGCCAAAGCATTACCGATGCCTGCCTGTCCTGGGAGCACAGCGCCCCCCTGCTGGATGATCTCGCCAAGGCCGTGCGCAAACGCCGTGCCTGCTAG
- a CDS encoding ABC transporter ATP-binding protein, translating into MSDLLEVRNLKKYFPIKGGFFRHTVGHLKAVDDVSFSIPKGHTFGLVGESGCGKSTLGRAILRLHEPTGGEIHLDGTDISRLNSRELVAHRREMQIIFQDPYASLSPRRTVMQTLLEPMEIHGIGNPASRKEKVLELLDIVGMRPNVLHRYPHEFSGGQRQRIGIARALTLDPKFIVADEAVSALDVSVQSQVLNLIARLQRELGISFLFISHDLAVVQHISHEIGVMYLGKLVEVASSTDLYRKPLHPYTKALLSAIPVPDPDSKTRRTILQGDVPSPLNPPSGCPFRTRCPEAMDICARSMPALKTVGEGNNGLPHQVACHLY; encoded by the coding sequence ATGAGCGACCTGCTGGAAGTCAGGAACCTGAAGAAATATTTTCCCATCAAGGGCGGCTTCTTTCGCCATACGGTGGGCCACCTCAAGGCAGTGGATGACGTGAGTTTCAGCATCCCCAAAGGCCACACCTTTGGCCTGGTGGGAGAATCCGGCTGCGGCAAATCCACCCTGGGACGCGCCATCCTGCGCCTCCACGAACCCACCGGCGGCGAAATCCACCTGGACGGTACGGATATCAGCCGACTGAACAGCCGCGAGCTGGTCGCCCACCGCCGGGAAATGCAGATCATCTTCCAGGATCCCTACGCTTCCCTGTCCCCCCGGCGCACGGTCATGCAGACGCTCCTCGAACCCATGGAGATTCATGGCATCGGCAATCCGGCCTCACGCAAGGAAAAAGTGCTGGAACTGCTGGATATCGTGGGCATGCGCCCCAACGTCCTGCATCGCTATCCCCATGAGTTCTCCGGCGGCCAGCGCCAGCGCATCGGCATTGCCCGGGCCCTGACCCTGGACCCCAAATTCATCGTTGCCGACGAAGCCGTATCCGCCCTGGACGTATCCGTACAATCCCAGGTGCTGAATCTTATTGCCAGACTGCAACGGGAACTGGGCATTTCCTTCCTGTTCATTTCCCATGATCTGGCGGTGGTGCAGCATATCAGCCACGAGATTGGCGTCATGTATCTGGGCAAGCTGGTGGAAGTGGCCTCTTCCACAGATCTGTACCGGAAACCTCTGCATCCTTATACCAAGGCCCTGCTGTCAGCCATTCCTGTACCAGACCCCGACAGCAAGACCCGGCGCACGATTCTTCAGGGTGATGTTCCCTCCCCCCTCAATCCACCTTCCGGCTGCCCGTTCCGAACCCGCTGCCCGGAAGCCATGGATATATGCGCCCGGAGCATGCCCGCATTGAAGACCGTCGGGGAAGGGAACAATGGACTGCCACACCAGGTTGCCTGCCATCTGTATTGA
- a CDS encoding ABC transporter ATP-binding protein gives MTQPLLSVKDLVIEFSTQRGIVRAIDGVSFDIMPGETLGLVGESGCGKSVTSLAILGLIPSPPGRIISGSIRLDGRELVGLPESEYRHIRGKEISMIFQEPMTALNPVFTIATQMTDVIMRHQGMTRKQARERAIEMLSLVGIPSPGKRIDEYPHQMSGGMRQRVMIAMALSCNPKLLLADEPTTALDVTTQAQVLEQMVKLQDEFDTSVVLVTHDLGVVAQTCSRAVVMYAGRVAEQAPIHPLFNHPQHPYTEGLLKSIPRIREQKLDELPTIPGTVPDLLHLPSGCRFVDRCYRADDACHQREPDLQWHNDQAVACFHPVGEAS, from the coding sequence ATGACCCAGCCCCTGCTCAGCGTCAAAGACCTGGTCATCGAGTTTTCCACCCAGCGGGGCATCGTGCGCGCCATCGACGGCGTGAGCTTCGATATCATGCCCGGCGAAACCCTGGGACTGGTGGGCGAATCCGGCTGCGGCAAGTCCGTGACCTCCCTGGCCATCCTGGGCCTCATTCCGTCACCACCAGGGCGCATCATTTCCGGCAGCATCCGGCTGGACGGAAGGGAACTGGTGGGATTGCCGGAATCCGAATACCGGCACATCCGCGGCAAGGAAATCTCCATGATCTTCCAGGAGCCCATGACCGCCCTGAACCCGGTATTCACCATCGCCACCCAGATGACCGACGTGATCATGCGTCATCAGGGCATGACCCGCAAACAGGCCCGGGAACGCGCCATTGAAATGCTGTCTCTGGTGGGCATTCCCTCACCGGGCAAACGCATCGATGAATATCCCCACCAGATGTCCGGCGGCATGCGCCAGCGGGTGATGATCGCCATGGCCCTGAGCTGCAACCCCAAGCTGCTCCTGGCCGATGAACCCACCACGGCCCTGGATGTCACCACCCAGGCCCAGGTGCTGGAACAGATGGTCAAACTGCAGGATGAATTCGATACCTCTGTGGTGCTGGTCACCCACGACCTGGGGGTGGTGGCCCAGACCTGCAGCCGCGCCGTCGTCATGTACGCCGGACGAGTGGCCGAACAAGCGCCCATTCACCCTCTGTTCAACCACCCGCAACATCCCTATACCGAGGGCCTGCTCAAGTCCATTCCCCGCATCCGGGAACAGAAGCTGGACGAGTTGCCCACCATTCCCGGTACCGTACCGGATCTTCTACATCTGCCATCGGGCTGCCGCTTCGTGGATCGCTGCTACCGGGCGGACGATGCCTGCCACCAGCGCGAACCCGACCTGCAATGGCACAATGACCAGGCCGTGGCCTGTTTTCATCCCGTGGGGGAAGCATCATGA